Part of the Paenibacillus aurantius genome, GGCGGCCAATTCCCTGCATATCCTGGCCCGCGGCGAGACCCATTTGCCCTATGCCCGTCCAGCTTACGGCACTGTAGTGGAGACCGTCTCCCCTAAACAGGCTGGGACCGGGAAAGCTATGCCTGGCCGAATGATGGGAACGGGGGACGGGATGATGGCGGATCAGCCGCATAGGAGGATGGAGGAAGACCGAGAGAAGGATGGCAATCGAGAAGAGGGGGAGATGGGCTCATGAACCGGCAGGCCTATGTGGAGTATATCCAAGCAGCGGTACTGGAAGGACGGAGGCAGTATGAGAGGAGCATCGAGAACTGGAGGCAATCGTTCGATCCAGACCGCTTCCTCGGCATGTACATTCCTCCGGGAAACATCCCCATTCAAGCGCAAACGGAAGGCTTCCTGTACCAAATCACCGGCGAGCGCGAGTATGGCGAGCAGGCGAAGCGGATGCTCCTGGCAATCGAAGAATTCAAATCCATCATTCCGGAGAGCATTGTAAGCCGTCATCCGGAGTACGCGAACGGAATTCCATCCTTTGAAACGATGTTTCAAGGAACGCATTATATTCAAGGCTATTTGTCCATCAAAGGTTCGGATTTGGTAAACGAAGAGGAAACCCGCCAAATTGAGGACTCCATCCGCAGCGCCATCCATGGCATGCTGCATTTCCCCGAATGGGGGGCGCATAACCGCTCTATGCTGAGGGTTCATGCTTTATCGCTTGCCATCACCGCCTTAGGAGAGACGGACGAAACTAGGGAATGGGCCAGGCTTAGGGACGTACTCGCCGAAGAATCCTTCGGCCGGTGGTCCATTGAGGATTCGGAGCTTTATTTGCCGCTTTGGCTTATTTCCTGCATCGTTTACGCCGAGCATACGGGCAGGGAAGAGGAGTATTACGCCAAGCCGCAGACGAAATATTATTTTGATTATATCACCCAGGCCATCACTCCTTATGGTCAGATCCCGGACTTCGGCGACTCGCACTATAACTGCAACTGGTACCTGTGGTATGCCTGCCTGCAAAAAGGAGCCTCCCGCTACCGGTGCGGGCAGATGAAATATGCCGCCGAGCGGATTCAGGAGTATGCCGCCCGGCAAATCGAAGGGCCTCCGTCCGTCTTTCTGGCCGCGTATTACAGCTACGCTTATCTATGGGGGGACGACACCCTCGATCCCGTAAAGCCGGATTGGAAAAGCGGGCTGCTGCTCGAGGACGTGATCGGCAAGAAGATCTTGTTCCGGGACGGCTCCCATGAAGATGCCGGGTATTTCCTTCACAACTTCCGGGATGAAGGCGATTATGCTTATACCCCGCGTGAATACCTGCGCCGTACGATCAACGCTCCCGCGGAGAAGGCCCATCACGGTCATGCCGACGAGAACGCCGTGCTCATGCTCGCGAAGCAGCAAAACATTCTCCTGCACGACGGAGGGTACCGGGACCAGGCCCCCAATGGCAAATACCGCGCGGACATTTATCACAACCGCCTTGTCTTTCGCGAGGGACAGCCCGGTGAAGAGGGCTCGATGTATGAGTTCATTCATGACGACGGAACCTATCGGCGCGTGACAACGGAGCTGCTTCATTTTCATACCTTTGGGGGGATCGAATACTCCCGTACCCGGTTGAACGACCCTTACCGTCAAATGCTTTGGGACCGAGCCATTACCTATTTGAAGGAGGAAGGGGTTTACCTCGTTATGGATTGGACCGTTTCGCAGGCGGATCAATGGCTCAGCACCGTGAACCTGTGGCATCCGGGAAAGGTTCTGGAGGCGCGGGACGATTACTTTGTCGGGCAGGTTCAGCATATTTACCGGTACCCGGGGGATACGCAGCCGTTCGTCAACCGCAAGGAGCTGGCCCTGCTGATCGAGTTCCCCGGAAGCGGGCGCCGGAAGGGGCATGAAGAGATCAGACGCTGCTATGGGGAGAGCGATATGATCTATGAAGCGGACAGCCGGCATGCTCCAGCCGGAAGCATGAACGTTTTCGTCACGGTTTTAACTCCTTTCGCGGTACAGGACAAAGCGGAGGACTACGCCGGGAGGGTAACGGTGGCTTCTCTTTCGCCGGAGAACGATCAGCTGGCCCTGACCTACCGCCGTCCGGGTCGAACCATCGAGTTGGCCTATAAGCTCGATTTGAACAAAGGCCTCTTGGACACCCCCCATTATCCCAAATATTCGTGGGACGAAAGCCGGCTCGCGTATGGAAGCATCGAATCCGATGCGGATTTTGCGTTCGTGGATCGGGACGCTTCCGGTGAAGGGAGCTATGGATTCGTCAATGGAGCCGGCATCCGCTTGGAGGATAGGGATCTCTACTTAACCCCGGTCATGTCCTCCTATCAATTTCATACCGGGACGTACTTAACGGCCCATCACAAATGGAGGGCGTGGACCGGCCCGATCGGCTGACGGTTCTTCCCGAACGGAAAGAAGAACAAACCAAAGGAAGGATGGGAACATGAGCATGGAAGCGAAGGACCCGGAGATGCTTATTGCGGATGCAGCCGTTCAAGAAAGCATCACGGAGGAGCAGCAGCAATTTTTTCTGGACAACGGTTTTTTGGTTATCCGCAACGTGCTGCGGGGAGCCGAGCTTGAGCTAATTCAAGCGGAAATGATGAAGCTGGTGGACCAAGGGGCGGCCGGTATGGCGGGGGACCCCGATTACAGCTACGGCACAGGGGTCAAAAGCGGAGGCCGTATCCTGAAACGAATCGAATACGTCATCGACAAAAGCGACCCGATGAAGGCGCTGCTCGGGCAACCTTTTATTCTGCGAAGCGTGGAGAAGCTTCAGGGGCGGAATTTTATCCCGACCTGGGATTCGATGGTGCTGAAAATGCCGGACGAGGGCATTATCGTCCCGTGGCACCGGGATGCCGAAGTTCCGGAAGGCGCCGATCCGGCCAAGCCGATCTTTAACGTGGATTTTTACCTGGATGACGCGGATCTCCGAAGCTGTTTGTGGGTCATCCCGGGCAGCAACCGCTGGTCCCAGGAGCAAGCCGCTCTGCGCTGCAAACGGGAAGGCTTCGACACGTCGGATGCCATTCCCGTTCCGATGAGGGCGGGCGATGTTATTCTCCACGACATTACGGTGGTCCACGGGTCTCCGAGC contains:
- a CDS encoding phytanoyl-CoA dioxygenase family protein, whose product is MSMEAKDPEMLIADAAVQESITEEQQQFFLDNGFLVIRNVLRGAELELIQAEMMKLVDQGAAGMAGDPDYSYGTGVKSGGRILKRIEYVIDKSDPMKALLGQPFILRSVEKLQGRNFIPTWDSMVLKMPDEGIIVPWHRDAEVPEGADPAKPIFNVDFYLDDADLRSCLWVIPGSNRWSQEQAALRCKREGFDTSDAIPVPMRAGDVILHDITVVHGSPSGDGNALRRTVYYEFRPGDTEAEFGPHTLEYLSLKQHMLVDCLERRKAAGYAKGETAFEYRPHGAFRLHGVRKPPTYRYAHADYWRQG